The nucleotide sequence CTATCGGCACGGTAGAACCGGTCGAACACCCGCGGTACGTCGGCGGCGTCGATGCCTGGCCCGGCGTCGTCGACTTCGAGCACCGCCGACGCGCCCTCGGCCCGGAGCCGGACCTGGACCGGCTGGTCCGCGGGGGACCACTTGCCGGCGTTGTCGATGAGGTTGAGCACCGCCCGCTGGAGCGCAGCGGGACGCCCGCTCACCCACACGGAGGTCACGTCGAGCGCGACCTCGATGTCGGGCACGCGGGAACGCGCCCGGGTCGCGGCGGCCACCACCACGTCGGCGAGGTCGAGCAGCTCGGTGCTCTCGTCGCTGACGTCACCGCGCGCCAGGTCGGTCAGCTCGGCGGCAAGGGTGCTCAACTCGGCCACCTGGGCGCCGAGATCGTTGAGCAGCCGGGTCCGGCTCTCCGCCGGCAGTGCGCTGTCGAGGGTGCCGCGCCGATCGAGCCGGATCAGCAGCTCGACGTTGAGGCGCAGGCTGGTGAGCGGGGTCTTGAGCTCGTGGGCGGCGTCCTCGGCGAGCAGCCGCTGGGCCCGCCGGGAGTCCCGGAGCGCGGCGAGCATGTCGTTGATCGACTGGATGAGCCGCCGGATCTCCCCACCGCCCTCATCCGGGATGTCGGCGTCGAGATCCTGGGTGTGCGCGACACGTACCGCGGCGGCGGTCAGCCGGTCGATCGGTGCCAGCCCGGTCCGCGCCACGGTCCGCCCGACAAGGGCGCCGCCGACCACGCAGAACAGCCCGATCAGCAGCATGCCCAACCCGAACCGGGTGGTCGGGCTGTCGTCGACGACGCGGGCCACCTGGACCGCGCCGTCGCCCGCCCGCAGCGTGTAGATGAGGTAGCCGCCGTCGCTGTCGTTCGACTCCATCAGATCGGCCGACGCGCCCTGCGCCACGCGCCCGGCCTGCTCGCTGACCGGGGGCAGCGCGGGTTGGCCGGCCGGCGTCCGGGTCGAGCCGTCGGCCAGGATGACCCGCACCAGCCGACCGGATCCGGGATACGGCGGCAGCTGGACCTGCGCCAGACCGGCGCGCTCCGCGTCCGTCGCAAGGACGCGGGAGTCGGCGCGCAGCTGATCCTCGACGGTGTCCTGCAGCTCCGAGTCCAGCAGCTCGATGGCCACCTGCAAGGCCACGAACACGCTGACCGCGATGGCCGTCGCCGCGATTACCGTCAGCCTCGTCCGCAGGGACCGCCGCCGCCACCATCGGGTCAGCCGGCGCGGTTCCCGGCCGGCGGGCCCGCTCACGGAGGAGTCTCCCGCAACGTGTATCCCAGGCCGCGCAGCGTGTAGATCAATCGCGGCTCACCCTCGGCCTCCATCTTGCGGCGCAGGTAGCTCACGTACACCTGGAGGTTGTTGGCGGTGGCGCTCATGTCGAAGCCCCAGATCGCCTCGAACAGCGCGTCTCGGGTCAACACCCGGGTCGCGTTGCGCACGAGGACCTCCAGCAGGGAGAACTCGGTCCGGGTCAGGCGCAGCGGCCGCTCGCCCCGCCACGCCTCGAACCTGTCGAGATCGAGCCGGACGTCGGCGAACGACAGGATCTGCGACTCGTCGTCGCCCGGCGTGCGCCGGCGCAGCAGGGCCCGCACCCGGGCCAGCAATTCCTCGGTGGCGAACGGCTTGGGCAGATAGTCGTCGGCGCCCGCGTCCAGCCCCGCGACCCGGTCGGAGACCTGGTCACGGGCGGTCAGCATCAGCACCGGCAGATCCCGACCCGCCGCCCGCAACCGCCGGCAGGTCTCCAACCCGCCGAGGCGAGGCATCATCACGTCGAGGATCAGCAGATCCAGCGTCTCACCGCCGGCCCCACCGACCCCGTCGAGCACGGCGAGACCGTTGGCGACGGTGCTGGTGTCGTAACCCTCGACCTGGAGCACCCGCT is from Phytohabitans houttuyneae and encodes:
- a CDS encoding HAMP domain-containing sensor histidine kinase, encoding MSGPAGREPRRLTRWWRRRSLRTRLTVIAATAIAVSVFVALQVAIELLDSELQDTVEDQLRADSRVLATDAERAGLAQVQLPPYPGSGRLVRVILADGSTRTPAGQPALPPVSEQAGRVAQGASADLMESNDSDGGYLIYTLRAGDGAVQVARVVDDSPTTRFGLGMLLIGLFCVVGGALVGRTVARTGLAPIDRLTAAAVRVAHTQDLDADIPDEGGGEIRRLIQSINDMLAALRDSRRAQRLLAEDAAHELKTPLTSLRLNVELLIRLDRRGTLDSALPAESRTRLLNDLGAQVAELSTLAAELTDLARGDVSDESTELLDLADVVVAAATRARSRVPDIEVALDVTSVWVSGRPAALQRAVLNLIDNAGKWSPADQPVQVRLRAEGASAVLEVDDAGPGIDAADVPRVFDRFYRADSARALPGSGLGLSIVQRVVDAHGGRATVARSARGGALLRVDLPAAAPPAPIARLTAGEDTAAR
- a CDS encoding response regulator transcription factor, with amino-acid sequence MIADDDAAIRESLERVLQVEGYDTSTVANGLAVLDGVGGAGGETLDLLILDVMMPRLGGLETCRRLRAAGRDLPVLMLTARDQVSDRVAGLDAGADDYLPKPFATEELLARVRALLRRRTPGDDESQILSFADVRLDLDRFEAWRGERPLRLTRTEFSLLEVLVRNATRVLTRDALFEAIWGFDMSATANNLQVYVSYLRRKMEAEGEPRLIYTLRGLGYTLRETPP